In a genomic window of Barnesiella propionica:
- a CDS encoding glycosyltransferase translates to MNRNIAFIHEDFPMGGAETITAEIGRYMALQNDQIWVFTRLLHNEQLTEELKHYLHFIVLPDKRSIQSEKNAQFIAQEIQKRKIGFFILPSLYLKRLHYIKEHTSCKIIFALHVTPFWEIENRLIVARERKKRSLGLWLEWIFLRYPKIVWGHSIEKDVIRKYKETLSICDAYVVLCQEYGESIRKKLSLTESSPQITVIPNPVQAPDKVITKKKKQILYVGRLSYADKRVDRLIDIWGKISSEYPDWEAIIVGDGPEMEKLREQSSSYPNARITFKGYQSDVTPYYKDAAILCLTSTSEAWGLTLTQAQANGVAPIAFGCSAGVRSVLSPSGKYGIVVEPYNMKEFSSQLRKLIENDLQREEIQQAVIEKSRNYMLETIGKKWEELFDSIAGNPTKSE, encoded by the coding sequence ATGAATCGTAATATAGCTTTTATTCACGAAGATTTCCCCATGGGCGGAGCAGAGACCATCACTGCCGAAATAGGGCGCTATATGGCCCTTCAAAACGACCAGATATGGGTATTTACACGGTTGTTGCACAACGAACAATTGACTGAAGAACTAAAACATTATCTTCATTTTATCGTACTTCCCGACAAGCGTTCCATACAATCGGAAAAAAATGCGCAATTTATTGCACAAGAAATACAAAAAAGAAAAATCGGTTTTTTCATTCTACCCAGCCTGTATTTAAAACGTCTTCATTACATAAAAGAACATACTTCCTGCAAAATAATATTCGCTCTGCATGTCACACCGTTTTGGGAAATAGAGAACAGGCTCATAGTTGCCAGAGAGCGCAAAAAACGCTCATTGGGATTATGGCTCGAATGGATATTTCTGCGGTATCCCAAAATAGTATGGGGACACTCTATTGAAAAAGACGTAATCAGGAAATATAAAGAAACTCTGTCGATATGCGACGCTTATGTAGTACTATGTCAGGAATATGGTGAAAGCATCCGTAAAAAGTTGTCCTTAACCGAATCTTCTCCCCAAATTACCGTTATCCCCAATCCCGTACAAGCACCGGATAAGGTCATAACAAAAAAGAAAAAACAAATCCTTTATGTAGGCCGTCTCAGCTATGCCGACAAACGCGTAGACCGCCTTATAGATATATGGGGTAAAATATCCTCCGAATATCCCGACTGGGAAGCCATTATAGTGGGAGACGGACCAGAAATGGAAAAGCTCCGGGAACAATCATCCTCCTACCCTAACGCCCGGATAACCTTCAAAGGATATCAATCGGACGTAACCCCCTATTATAAAGATGCTGCTATATTATGCCTGACATCGACCTCCGAAGCATGGGGACTTACGCTTACTCAAGCTCAAGCCAACGGAGTAGCCCCTATAGCTTTCGGATGTTCTGCCGGCGTCAGATCCGTACTGTCACCTTCTGGAAAATACGGTATAGTTGTAGAACCATACAATATGAAAGAATTTTCTTCACAGCTCAGAAAACTTATCGAAAACGATCTTCAGAGAGAAGAAAT
- a CDS encoding glycosyltransferase family 2 protein, whose protein sequence is MAIKISVIIPVYNIERYIGRCLQSVISQTLSDTEIIVINDGSTDNSLSIIEKYALKDKRIKIVTKKNEGLAFARKTGIENAEGDYILHLDGDDYLENNALELLWDEAVKTQADMIVMPFLWEYEKEGYSKPSILSPETRYNNIDFFRSIAFGDNHWSVWSYLHKRSLYSHPISFCKELSYGEDTYLTTQLVYYAQNITILRSLPLLHYCIQDRSISNGKISSKKVDNILLYPKLIDNFLIYKKEYEALKPAIACIYICAYNLLLKKCWFKGAHERSKETLRLLQKYPQLIRNKQIRPYRKLFRLYAYAPALGRIFAQYYILKKKIG, encoded by the coding sequence ATGGCTATCAAAATATCTGTAATCATACCGGTCTATAATATCGAGCGTTATATCGGGCGATGCTTGCAATCGGTCATTTCCCAAACTTTGAGCGATACCGAGATTATCGTTATAAACGATGGCAGCACGGATAACTCCCTCTCTATTATCGAAAAATACGCATTAAAAGATAAGCGCATAAAAATAGTCACTAAAAAAAACGAAGGTCTTGCTTTCGCAAGAAAAACAGGCATTGAAAACGCAGAAGGCGACTATATTTTACATCTTGACGGTGACGATTACCTGGAAAATAATGCCCTGGAATTACTATGGGACGAAGCGGTAAAAACACAAGCCGATATGATAGTTATGCCTTTTCTCTGGGAATATGAAAAAGAAGGGTATTCCAAACCATCCATACTTTCTCCTGAAACCCGTTACAATAATATAGATTTTTTTCGTTCCATCGCTTTCGGAGATAACCACTGGTCGGTATGGAGCTATTTGCACAAACGTTCTTTATATAGCCATCCGATAAGTTTCTGTAAAGAATTAAGTTACGGAGAGGATACCTATCTCACTACGCAATTAGTCTATTACGCACAAAATATAACCATTTTAAGAAGTCTCCCCCTACTACATTACTGCATACAGGACCGATCCATTTCAAATGGAAAAATCTCCAGCAAAAAAGTCGATAACATATTATTATATCCTAAATTAATAGATAACTTTCTGATTTACAAGAAAGAATACGAAGCATTAAAACCAGCCATAGCATGCATATATATCTGTGCCTATAATTTATTACTCAAGAAATGCTGGTTCAAAGGAGCCCATGAAAGAAGCAAAGAAACTTTACGTTTACTACAAAAATATCCGCAGCTTATCCGTAACAAGCAAATAAGACCTTATCGGAAATTGTTCAGATTATATGCATACGCTCCTGCATTAGGACGTATATTCGCCCAATATTATATTTTAAAAAAGAAAATCGGATAA
- a CDS encoding glycosyltransferase: MKPISIFLAINNKYSQHCCVAITSILENNLDACFNFHILTDYISPKNLKRIQSSIEHYKNATVEFKIIDDSIFSSIKRNIDYISSQTYYRYIIAELYPQLDKGIYLDCDLVVNGSLQPLWDTNIDDFYCAGAEDMWIKNSYYKSEIGMDNKDLYVNAGVLLLNLKKMRDNNIFELLMQKNKELEDKIKYQDQDIINIVFKNHIKQVPSIYNFTTDNMKYDVENMNNAVIIHYIGNVKPWTTHLRCRIPLKHLYFENLKKTPYKNFIWTYRWGRFSTNISRKIKKWAGYKKPSDQIRVALLIDEFFGGFNTAYGGYGFLARHYIAKYIPCSDIKIDVLLEMSENKKEKKALREQVDDVDVYILPGRKHISKWLQKQNYDLYLSIEMTRDILNYEKDKSKRLILWIQDPRPWRDWLEIETVKLFPESHYWNSAIYDMVNKLYKEDRVKFITQGNFLIDKARDLYRLPVEAPIKYFPNPVDIDPEFDVETYPKKDSIIFIGRIESVKRGWLFCEIAKRMPEYQFYMLGQTFREKSRNESIMNKYHTGIPNLHFTGHVEGKEKFNYIRDAKIMVNTSIHEALPITFLEALAYGTLLVSCQNPENLTEKFGIYTGTVLGDGFDSIDLFVNAIRTLMTDEDKRKKLSVEGHSYVKNIHSTELFIKNMRQLIREESKK, translated from the coding sequence ATGAAACCGATATCCATCTTTTTAGCTATAAATAATAAATATTCTCAACATTGTTGTGTCGCTATTACATCTATACTGGAAAACAATCTTGACGCGTGTTTTAATTTTCATATTCTTACCGATTATATTTCCCCTAAAAATTTAAAACGGATTCAAAGCTCGATAGAACATTATAAAAATGCAACAGTCGAATTTAAAATAATAGATGACAGTATATTCAGTTCTATAAAAAGAAATATAGATTATATATCTTCGCAAACCTATTATAGGTATATAATTGCAGAGTTATACCCTCAACTGGATAAAGGAATATATCTGGATTGCGATTTAGTCGTAAACGGATCATTGCAGCCTCTATGGGACACGAATATAGATGATTTTTATTGTGCCGGAGCGGAAGATATGTGGATAAAGAACAGCTATTATAAATCGGAAATCGGCATGGACAATAAAGATTTGTATGTCAATGCCGGAGTATTATTACTTAATCTCAAAAAAATGAGAGATAATAATATTTTCGAATTACTTATGCAAAAAAACAAGGAACTTGAAGATAAAATCAAATATCAGGATCAGGATATTATCAACATCGTTTTTAAAAATCATATAAAACAAGTTCCTTCCATATACAATTTCACTACCGACAATATGAAATACGACGTTGAAAACATGAATAACGCCGTCATTATTCACTATATAGGAAATGTAAAACCATGGACAACACACCTCCGTTGCCGTATACCTCTCAAACACTTATACTTTGAGAACCTTAAAAAAACACCTTACAAAAACTTCATATGGACATATCGCTGGGGAAGGTTTTCTACAAATATCAGCCGAAAAATAAAAAAATGGGCAGGTTATAAAAAACCAAGCGACCAAATAAGAGTAGCCCTCCTCATCGATGAATTTTTCGGAGGCTTCAATACGGCTTACGGAGGCTATGGATTCTTAGCCAGACATTATATTGCCAAGTACATCCCATGTAGTGATATCAAAATTGATGTATTGTTGGAAATGAGTGAAAACAAAAAAGAAAAAAAAGCTTTAAGAGAACAAGTAGACGATGTAGATGTATACATACTACCGGGAAGAAAACACATTTCAAAATGGCTTCAAAAACAGAACTACGATTTATATCTTTCCATAGAAATGACCAGGGATATATTAAATTATGAAAAAGACAAATCCAAACGCCTTATTTTATGGATACAAGATCCTCGTCCCTGGAGAGACTGGCTCGAAATAGAAACCGTAAAATTATTTCCTGAAAGCCATTACTGGAACTCGGCCATATACGATATGGTGAACAAGCTATACAAAGAAGATCGGGTAAAATTCATTACTCAAGGAAACTTTCTCATAGACAAAGCCCGTGATCTCTATCGGCTTCCGGTAGAAGCACCTATCAAATATTTTCCAAACCCCGTAGATATAGACCCTGAATTTGATGTTGAAACATATCCTAAAAAAGACAGTATAATATTCATAGGAAGAATAGAATCGGTAAAACGTGGATGGTTATTCTGTGAAATAGCGAAGCGTATGCCTGAATATCAATTTTACATGCTGGGGCAAACATTCCGGGAAAAATCACGTAATGAAAGCATTATGAATAAATATCATACAGGGATACCCAATCTCCATTTTACCGGGCATGTCGAAGGAAAAGAAAAATTTAACTATATTCGCGACGCAAAGATTATGGTTAACACATCCATACATGAAGCCCTCCCGATAACATTCCTCGAAGCCCTTGCATACGGTACACTATTGGTAAGTTGCCAAAATCCGGAGAATTTAACTGAGAAATTCGGGATATATACCGGAACCGTTTTAGGAGACGGATTTGATTCCATAGATTTATTCGTAAATGCTATACGCACGCTGATGACCGATGAAGATAAAAGAAAAAAGTTATCGGTTGAAGGCCATTCCTATGTAAAAAATATACATTCGACAGAACTGTTCATAAAAAATATGAGACAACTCATCCGGGAAGAATCTAAAAAATAA
- a CDS encoding DNA alkylation repair protein, translating to MEKITAIKQDLRSSANPDKIKILSGFFKTGKGQYGEGDIFIGVTVPEIRKIAKKHSDTPVNELEALLKEPVHEHRMFALLCMIEQFKKASEDKKQQLFQSYLKHTKYINNWDLVDLSAAQIVGEWIENKEHGILHQLAGSNILWEQRISIVATWKWIRNGKFDDTIAIAEKLLYHEHDLIRKAVGWMLREVGKKDKRTLTKFLDKYHTTMPRTTLRYAIEKFSPEEKLLYMKK from the coding sequence ATGGAGAAAATAACGGCCATCAAACAAGACCTGCGGTCTTCCGCAAATCCCGATAAAATAAAAATACTTTCAGGTTTCTTTAAAACCGGAAAAGGACAATACGGCGAAGGAGATATTTTTATTGGTGTAACCGTACCTGAAATACGAAAGATAGCAAAAAAGCATTCTGACACTCCTGTCAATGAGCTTGAAGCACTATTGAAAGAGCCTGTACACGAACATCGTATGTTCGCTCTACTGTGTATGATAGAACAATTCAAAAAAGCTTCGGAAGATAAAAAACAGCAGCTCTTCCAAAGCTATCTCAAGCACACAAAATATATAAATAACTGGGATCTGGTAGATCTATCGGCGGCACAGATCGTAGGAGAATGGATAGAAAATAAAGAACACGGCATACTTCACCAGTTAGCCGGAAGCAATATACTTTGGGAACAACGAATATCCATAGTTGCTACATGGAAGTGGATACGAAACGGGAAATTTGACGATACGATAGCTATAGCAGAAAAATTGTTATACCACGAACACGACCTCATCCGGAAAGCAGTAGGATGGATGCTTCGCGAAGTAGGAAAAAAAGACAAAAGAACACTAACAAAATTTCTGGATAAGTACCATACAACCATGCCGCGAACGACACTTCGTTACGCCATAGAGAAATTTTCTCCCGAGGAAAAGCTACTTTATATGAAGAAATAA
- a CDS encoding nucleoside recognition domain-containing protein yields MVLNYIWIAFFLIAFVVAVIQTLFYGNLTIWTDIMNSSFASARTAFEISLGLTGVLSLWMGLMKIGERGGVIAFFSRLISPLFTRLFPGVPKGHPAMGSIFMNVSANMLGLDNAATPLGLKAMQELQELNPKKDTATNAMLMFLILNSSGLCLIPLGVMVYRSQMGAANPSDVFLPILIATFIATLVGLIAICLKQGINLLDKVILGWLGGLTLAVGCMVWYFSSLSQDKMQLYSSFVANSALFSIITGFLIAGFRRHINMYETFIEGAKDGFKTAVTIIPYLVAILVSIGIFRASGAMDFLVDGISAAVAWCGLDTDFVGALPTAIMKPLSGSGSRGMMVDAMSTYGVDSFVAKVAATVQGSTDTTFYILAVYFGSVGVRKTRYAVSYALLADFVGAVAAILVSYIFFK; encoded by the coding sequence ATGGTTCTTAATTATATTTGGATAGCTTTCTTCCTGATCGCATTTGTTGTTGCTGTGATTCAAACTCTATTTTATGGTAATCTTACGATCTGGACCGACATTATGAATTCGTCTTTTGCTTCTGCACGTACGGCATTCGAAATATCTTTAGGACTTACCGGTGTTTTGTCTTTATGGATGGGATTAATGAAGATCGGGGAAAGGGGAGGAGTCATCGCTTTTTTTTCGCGTCTTATCAGTCCTCTTTTTACACGCCTTTTTCCTGGTGTTCCGAAAGGGCATCCCGCCATGGGCTCTATTTTTATGAATGTGTCAGCTAATATGCTGGGGCTCGATAATGCGGCCACCCCTCTGGGGCTGAAAGCCATGCAGGAATTACAAGAGCTGAATCCTAAGAAAGATACGGCAACTAACGCTATGTTGATGTTCCTTATTCTAAATTCGTCGGGGCTGTGCCTTATTCCTTTAGGGGTAATGGTCTACCGATCCCAAATGGGTGCGGCTAATCCTTCGGATGTTTTTCTGCCGATACTTATAGCGACATTTATAGCGACACTGGTCGGGCTTATTGCTATATGTCTGAAGCAAGGCATCAATTTATTGGATAAAGTTATTCTCGGGTGGCTGGGAGGTCTTACATTAGCTGTAGGGTGTATGGTATGGTATTTTTCTTCTCTGTCTCAAGATAAAATGCAGTTATATTCGAGTTTTGTCGCAAATTCGGCTTTATTCTCTATTATAACGGGTTTTTTAATAGCCGGTTTCCGCAGGCATATCAATATGTATGAGACTTTTATAGAAGGAGCTAAAGACGGATTTAAAACAGCCGTGACTATCATTCCGTATTTGGTTGCTATTCTTGTTTCTATCGGGATCTTCAGGGCGTCCGGAGCTATGGATTTTCTGGTTGACGGTATATCTGCTGCGGTTGCTTGGTGCGGATTAGATACCGATTTTGTAGGGGCGTTGCCTACGGCTATCATGAAACCTTTGAGTGGCAGCGGCTCGCGTGGGATGATGGTGGATGCCATGTCTACCTACGGGGTTGATTCCTTTGTGGCGAAAGTTGCCGCTACGGTGCAGGGAAGTACCGATACTACCTTCTATATTCTTGCAGTGTATTTCGGAAGTGTAGGTGTACGAAAGACCCGTTATGCCGTTAGCTATGCTTTACTGGCCGATTTCGTAGGAGCTGTTGCTGCTATTCTGGTATCTTATATATTCTTTAAATAA
- the ybeY gene encoding rRNA maturation RNase YbeY, translating into MAITYYAEGVKFPDIKKRVTNDWIKRVAASYGKKCGEIAYLFCSDEKILSVNNEYLHHDYYTDIITFDYSENDVINGDIFISVDTVRSNATQYDVSYKQELLRIIIHGILHLCGINDKAEGEREHMTACENEALDMLINKS; encoded by the coding sequence ATGGCAATAACTTATTATGCCGAAGGCGTGAAGTTTCCTGATATAAAGAAACGTGTAACGAACGATTGGATAAAGCGGGTTGCAGCGTCGTATGGTAAAAAGTGCGGTGAAATCGCTTATCTGTTTTGTTCCGATGAGAAGATATTATCGGTGAATAATGAATACCTACATCATGATTATTATACGGATATCATTACTTTTGATTATTCGGAGAATGATGTGATAAACGGAGATATTTTTATCAGTGTAGATACGGTACGTTCGAATGCTACTCAATATGATGTTTCGTATAAACAGGAACTTCTACGGATTATTATCCATGGGATACTACATCTCTGTGGTATTAACGATAAAGCTGAAGGAGAGCGAGAGCATATGACCGCTTGTGAAAATGAGGCACTGGATATGTTGATAAATAAATCTTAA